Within Nostoc flagelliforme CCNUN1, the genomic segment AAAAAGCGATTACCGCCTTAGAAAAACAACAAAAACAAATATTAAAGCAGGGTGATCTGGCTCCAGAAGGTGCTTGGGTAGCGCGTTATCAGGTTAGTCAAAATCGCAAGAAATATTGGTACTATAAATTACAAGTTCCGACTCCATCTTTACCATGTGCGACATCATCAAAACTGAGTAAATACAAGCATTTAGGCAAGGCTGGTACTCAAGAGCATATTGATGCTGTTATGTCAGTTTTTAGACGTTCTGTTTGGGATGAAATACAGAGAATAATTCATACACTTGATGATTGTCTATTAGACATTAGTTCTGGATCTGAGCAAGAAGAGGAAGAAGCGCAAGATTGAATCCCCAGATTATTCGCGAGTATCCATCGCGAATAATCTGGATTCTTTTATTTTTGCCAAATAGGGATGCTCCCTCGACGATAGCCTAAATACTCATTCATCTCACAAAACGCCACAGCAAAATGAGTAGGCACGATTATAGGATAAAGAATCGTACTATCAAAGCATTATTTCCAGGAAATTTCCATAAAAACCCAAAATTTGAATGCTTATTTCCACTAATTGAATATCTGAAGCTGCAAAAATTAGCGGATCTACAAACTACGGTTACGCCGCAGTTATTTTCAATAAGGGTGAAAAAGTTCAGTTAACAGCGATAAAAAATATCGCTATTAACCTAGCTTTTTGATCAGCCTATACAGTTAGTGCCAGCATACTAGCATTATTGTATAAACCTACCGATTTTCTAACTGCGCTGCTAAGTCAGCGCTTTCCTTATCTGACTATCTTTTCATATTTCAAGACTTCAGTTATTAAATCTCACCTTATATTTCATATTTGACTAGCAACTGCGTTGCCTGACGACGGCGTTGCCCCATATCCTTGTGATGGCGTACCCGCCCCGCCCGACGTAGGCGGGGAGCAAGACAAAAACTTGTAGTGCTATATATGGCACTACAAAGTAGAAAACGATGCTGTTCAACGTGAGAGCTTACGCCCTCTGGTTATGTGGGAAACTAAGAATGAATTGCTGATAGAGAATATTAACAGGTTTTAGCGATGGCGTACCGCCCTTTCCGGTGGCGATCGCACTCTTGGCGGTAGTCCCACGGGAATTCTTGGTTATGCTGACTTCATACCCCAGTTTGGGATGCTCAATGGTAAATTTTGATTAGATGCTCAACATAGTTAGGGGTATACTATGTGGTTTTGGGAAAAGGAATCGGTTGAGTACGAGGTATTTAAAAAATACGAACCAGCGCTGATAACTATCGGTGTTAATTTTGCAGATGCCGAAGTCCAAGATGCACTTGAAGGTTGTTCAAAAGATTTAGAAGATGCATTGCGAAGTGCAATTGAATATGCCCTGTGGCTGAGTGAACACGAGAAAGAGATTTTCCCCAACGCCTTATTA encodes:
- a CDS encoding transposase; protein product: MPRLRANDIEQDKIARFERIKKAITALEKQQKQILKQGDLAPEGAWVARYQVSQNRKKYWYYKLQVPTPSLPCATSSKLSKYKHLGKAGTQEHIDAVMSVFRRSVWDEIQRIIHTLDDCLLDISSGSEQEEEEAQD